The sequence TGAATCTTGAACATCATAGTAGTCAAAACTCAAAAGTCATACAACAGAATACAAAAATAATGAAGTATGTCAGCGTGTACAGATAGAGGGAAGTTCTATCAAAATTAGTTTTCAATAAACAATACAGTTACCAAGTTGAGGACTGAAAATTTAGTCAGGATGCCCTCGATATGGTTTGGTGATCAACAATGATATAATTCGTGGTCTACTACATTAAATATGAACAGTATGTACAAATCTTGAATGCGGAATTCCCGAGTCCTTTCTTGTGAAGTAGCTGAGGTGTGAATCTCATGGTTCCCAGAAATGCATCGACGATAAAAGCTAGAAGATCTGAGATATTGACAATGGATGAATAAGACTTGAGAAATATTTAGGAATTGTTGTAGAGTTCTGTTTAATAAGTTGGTAAAATTCAGGATGAAGTGCTAAAAATACATGATATGAACAGATAGAACCAGACTTGTAATTTAACCGAATCAAATAACGCAAATGAAAAGATATCTACAAGACTATAACCAAAAgccaaagaagaaaaatgaaaaaacatgCAACGACTACTTTGCACTCAGTTCCAAGTGGGGCCAGTTGGTTCAACAACTAGAGATTGAAAATGAAGTTCGAAGAAAAGATTGATGCGGGGAGTACCTGAATTCACATCTCATACAGTCTTTTTGCCAGCAATGATACGAGATATCTGGAGGCCTCGGCTGAAGGCTTCATTGAATAAGATTCTTGTTTGCATTGACTGAAAACCAGGCAACCATGAGAGCAGTGCCAAAGGGGCCATGACAATCATTCCAAACAATAGATCATACAACCGGGCCAACGAAACGACTGTATCCCATACGACGGTGGTTTGCAAAAAAGGTCTAAGCACCTGCGCTATTGATATTATGCCCCAGCCAGTAGGAATGAATGCCAAGAGACAGGTAACAAGATCGCCCACATTAAACGGTGTAAACTCCATCAATATAACAATCACGAGTACTGTAATCACTATGACTATTAATTGAACCAGTCGATAATAGATATGCTCCTTCGCAGCATACTTGTCCTGAGCATATGCAATAACAATATAAATCCCAACAAGTGCAATCATGGATACCCAGGAAATAAAATATACAGCTATACTGGTGTTGTTGCCGGTAATATTAAGGTGATATACAATGGCATactggaagaagaagaaacgaaGATCCAAAATGATCTCTAGAAGTTTTCCCCATAGACCTGTTGATCTCAGATGGCTGTTCTCCTCAAGCCACCATGCTTCCCAGCTCTGTTCTGCTTTAGTGAACACTCCACCAGCACTCCATAACCAATTAATAAAATCATCAAAGTCGTATACTGTTTTCAACCAATCAAATCCAGAAGGATTAAATATGAAGGGGGCCATTATCCACGAAACAATGAGAAACCAGCTAGAGATTGACAAAATGACAAAAGTAAAAGTACTTGTAGCCAGAGGACTCCGGGAAGCATACACTATTAAAATAACCCCAAGCTCAATTGCCTTCACAAAGTGACTTCGAGCATATAGTCTGTAGTTTTCAGCAAAACTCTTGTGCTGCACCACAAACCCTCGTCCTGTTGCTCGGTACTTAGCTCCACCATGAAGAATAGTGCGTCCAAAGAAATGGGTACGAGTTCCCAAAGAGAAAGTGTAAAAAAATGAAGCTAGCTGCAACTGCATTGTCAAGAAGTTCCAAATTGCTGGAAGGAACCCGTGCTCTAGGCTGTTCTCCACAATCATTGGTAATGCAGTGAAAAGACCAAGTTGGATTATAAACTGCTGATTCAATATTGCTCCAAGGGCCCTATTGTTTCCAGTACTTGATGCTATTGCTGCATCCTCAACCCCACTAAGTGCAAGATAAAGTCGTCCCCATAAAAACGTATACACAGACAATACTACAAGCATTGTGTTGAAATAGTACCCGACAGTTGTGTAGAAAACAGAAAGCACACGAAAGAAGTCCAATCTATGACCCAGCCGGTAAATATCCCTGCTCAAAACCTGCTCACCATTGCCACTGGCCACCTTGGCCTCAAACATAGAGATTTGATTAAAGCCAACATCTCTTCCTTTCCCCACCTGTATATATTCATGGTGTGTCACATTGCCCCCTCTAAGTGTGCAATTGAAGCCAGCAAATATATCCTCGCTAATATTGATCACCTTGGAAGCCTTGCTGATTCCACCACGAGTCAAAAACCAAAATCTGTCAAATACATCAGGGTGACCATAATGCATTCTAACCTTTAAAGGGTTTGCCAGAACTCTTTGTGCTAGGGTCACAAAGCTGGTCTCTTGTGCAGACATGAACCAAGCAAGAGAGGACACTGAACCGGTGAAGACATTCTCACGAACACCTAAGATGGTCGGCTTCCTAATACCATAAGACTTGTtgaattcttccaataaattgCGCATCTTGAGTGCCTCCTCAAAATAATTATCTTGGTTCATGTCAATGGTCTGAATAGCATCGCCTCGTGTAAAGATAATTGCATGATTCTGGTTTTCAGGTTTCCCTTCTCCAATCTTTAAAGGACCAGGTAACTTAATTCGATAGATCACAACCTCCTTCTGTAGCTCTTGATCATACTTAACAAGAACAGAGTAAAATTCAACCTCATCCCTCCCATGATGAACTTCATCAACATAGGCGACTCTAAGGGATTCATTATCCTTCATTAAATTTAGGATCTCCTCTGCACGAGGGTCTCTTTTTGCTTTCTGTAGTCCGTAAACTTGGCAGGTAACCACATAGGTGAATTTCATAAGGGCAGTCCCGTATTCAGATCTTCTATGTAACCATTCTCCAGTAGATGCTCTATTCAAATCCCTGGAAGCAGGTTGTGTTGAATGTAAACCATCCGAGGCATGCTTTCGGGTAATTGAACCATGTGAAGCAATCTCTTGCGATCCCATTCTGATGTCCATCTCAGATGCAGTATCTAGAAATGAGAACATTTTTAGTGCCCTATGATAATACATCATTCCCCTGACAGTTCGAGACAATGTCTGACCCCTATATGATGCCCAAAGACGAAGGTCTCTTGACTTTTTCGTCCATATGTCATCCTCATGCTCCAAGCCCTCTTTACGCATTCGCTCCATAAAATTCCTCCACTCATCTTCATAGATTCTCTGCAGATAGAACAAAGTTGAAACACCATCCTCATTCTCACTTCTCAACATTTCTTTGCCATACACAACTTCTTCATCGTAGTAAGGGGTCAGAACGCTGAAAGGCATCATTTTTTCTACATATGGAGCACGGGGCATGTTCATAAAAAGTGAATTGCTAAAGAAAGCTATTCGTCTTCTAGCCTCAAGATTAGAAGGGACGTTATGCATTGAGTCTCTAGATGTAAGGATTGTATGCAGACGCTGGACATTCCTATTAAAAAACTTGTCCTCTACACTAGGAAACACAACTGCATTCTCAAAGAGGAATTCTTCGTAAGTGGCTGGATTCCGAGGCACCAATCCTTCTTCTCTCAACTGCTTGGTGGATTTTTTTGATCTTGGGAACTCTCTAATAGAAAGTTCGTACAAGGCCTGTAATATATCAACTGCCTTACTCAAATCTTTCTTAGTTCCAATTAGAAGCTCAACAAGTGAAATTAACTTGGCGTGAATTTCTGGTAGCACATTTGGGTTGTAAGCCTCCATGAACTTCCCCAGTCCAATAGCATTATCTAAGTCGATAAAAATTTTAACAACAATTGAGTTTTCTTCTGAACCATATTTAACAATACTCAAAAGCAAGGCTTTCACACTATCATATGCTTCAATTACAGCACATCTCTGATACTCATTCTTGCATATCTTTAACCAAAGATCCTCGTCAGGTTTATTTGCAAGCTCTGTTGCCTGACTTAGAGCAAGGAGCAGCTCGTTGCATAGGAGGACACATGGCCAACGAATTACCCTAATACTCCAGTAATTGGGTGGAAGCTCCAAGAGATCGAAATCTCTATCGCTGATGAGATCTTCTTCCCTCATAGTAATGAGAATCTCATTCCAAATCAAAGCAAACTTGGTGGTATCTATCCTACTCGATTCAATCTTTTTGTAAGATAAGCCAAGTCCATACCGCAGTTTCAATCGATGGATGGCATCACGAATTTTCTTCAGACGTGTCAGTTTAGGGGTGAGCTGCTGTACCTCTGGCATGAGATTAAACTGCATTGCACTAGCAAAGAACTGAAATCTAAGCCTTAACTGACCAATATTCCGAATCTCACCCAGATGCAAAAACAACCCAACTATAGCACCAACAAACGATGAGAAGATAGAATACCATATCTGCAAATCCATAAGATATATTAGGACAACGGGAGTCCATAACAACACAACAGCTACAATATTAGTGCTACCAAAAAATTCATGCCATTTATATGGACCCTTGAGGTTCAAAAGTCCCTTGGTTGGACCAACAAGGGGCTGAATCTGAAAGAAGTAACTAAAAGAAAACTTGGAGGCCAATACTGCTACCCAGAAGATCGTGTACTTGATATTGTCTATAAGCCCTTCACGCAAGCCACGCCCAACAAAAATTCGAGTATGAAACCACCATGTAAATAAATACATCACTTTCCAATCTAATCCCTCGAGTCCATTCCGAATCCATGGAAGAACAAAGAATATCAAAGCCAGCAGCTCAGGAATGACAAAAGCAAAGACTGCccgaagaaaaataaaaatcttcGCATTTGCCTCATCTGACCAAAAGCCATCTGAATTCTTCTGATTCCAAATACGCGCATAAAACACTGAAAAAACTATAATCCAAGCAACGGCAGCCAAGCCCTTTAGCAGCATTCTGACTCCTAGCCACATGGTTTCCCTCGAAACCAAACTATACTGAGTTCCAGCATCGAGCACAGCCTGAAAGAACCGCATACCGCTCCAAGTGATGAATACAGTGAGCAACTCCACCTGCACATCCCTACTCTTCAAAGCAATCCATGGATACTGATGCCCCTGCCAAGCAACAATGATAGAAGCttgtaaaaacaataataacaacacCCAAATTTTGTCAAAGCTCCTAAATATGTTCCAAAACGACCTCTGCTCCACAAAACCTGTCTTCCCCACTCGCCTGTTTTTATCTGTCGTGGCAAAGAAATTACTACTTAAATTCAATGGCCACCCAAGACTGCGGAAACACCTCCTACTCCAGAAATATTCATTGATATCGTCGTAATTCCGCCACGCCGAGTGTGGTGCTGAACCATTTCGACTACTCTCCACCTCAATCTTAATAGTCTGGTAAATGGGCATTACTACACTCTTCAAAAATGCACAATCTCCATGAATCGCTGGCGAATATGGCCGACCCGTATCGGGATCTATGTAATCGTCGAGAATCTGGTTAAGTTCCATAGCCATGAAATGATAGATGTAACTTAAACATTcaggaagaaatcgaagattagcAGCCTCTCCCCAGATTAAAAGGTAAAGTGAAACATACAGCAATTCTCGTCGCTCCTCGCTCTGGTCTCGACTTGGGAACCGTACATTGGACTTTCGGCCTAAATAAGAGCACCACAAACTGTAACTCCGAAGAAGTTTCTTGCGAAAGTTGCGAAGCACCGTGCGGTCGAGTACATCCGGCTGTTCGGGAGATGAACGAAGCCGCATTTGGGAATTAGCAAGGTGAAGAACCAGATGCTCCCGTTGGTTCCGAACGTTATCATTCTGAAACCCAAAAAATAGTCCAAGCCAGTCCAATAGGTCGTACTTAGGGTTCCATGGAACAAATGAAGGCCTCCTGAGTTCCCCTACAGTGCGTAaagcggcggcggcggcgcgtaCCTCCGGCAACTGAAGTGAAGGATGGTCAGTGAGAAGATCATGGATAGGGATTATGTTGTATGGCTCCACCGGCGGCGGCGGGTTCGGAAAGCCACCACGACCAGCCGCTTGAGGACGCTGCCTCATATTCATGATAACCAAACTCTAATTTCTCTTCTATCAAAGTTTCTTCAGTTTCCAACAAGCACAAGGTTTCATTATCAGCTTCTTCAATGCCCCGTAACCGTTAGCACCGCCGATGGATGAAAAGACAACGAGTTTCTCGGGGAAGACCGATAAAGATCCCCGGAAGGATAGGCTTTTTACACTTGGTGAAGCGAAGAGAAGAAggttagaaagagaaagaaactgCCATCTTTTTCCGACTTGTCGTTTCATTTTCCTTAATAATCTCTTTGGGGGAAGGAAGAAATTTTGGAGAAAGGAATTAAAagctaattatttttttctctcttttttcttttttttgtcgATAAATATTCCCAGAAATATCcatcattttcaaatatttattgtTGAATTGTAAATCAAATGTCATCTGAAAAACAAAGTGTACTTTTAGAACAATTATAAAATGATTTTAGTTTGTAAAAATACgcttttttaaaaaggaaaaaatattaaCTCCACTTTCTTCCTTTATAACTTATTCTAACTATCAACCTTGAAAGTATGCACTTTGGAATAAAAGGGAATTTGAATCTATAATTTACCGTATTGTTTCGGATATccatttgacatttttaaatatatcaaaatgaaCAAAGttattacaaaatatagtaaaatagaACAATGATATTGGTAGACACTCACCGAAGTCTATCATGATCTATTAGTATCAATCATTAATTAAACatgaaattttgatatttttttgcaaatattttcaaggtatttgttatttataacaattttttaaaaattcatctTACTAATAattacaattatttttttcaaatataatatagCGTAAAAGGAAACCTATTAGTTTGCGGTGAAGgtataaatcaaaacaaaatcaaCATACAAGAGCCTACGACTCAAAACTAAAGTACAAAGGTCAAGGCTCACATCTCTAGTCAAAAGAAACTATcataatttatttgaaaaatcaAACACCAAGAGTTTAGACTCATTAGCCAAAAGGCAACACCCAACTGTCAACACCACCAAAACATACAAGAATCTTCACTATGATTAGATAAACACTAAATTATACCCAAAAACACAACCCTAAGCTCCTACCACAAAACAACATTCAACTACAGCAACTGTGGCTCTatgataaaaaagagagaaaacaaCCATTAGCAACCCTTGTTAATGACACTACTTCCACAAAtcaaagtttttctttttctttttcttttttgcaaaTAAGACAAAAGGAAaatgagtatatatatatataaaaaaaagaaatactaaTAATTAATAATGAGTGTTACTTTTGAAAATTACTTTTGCTTTTGAATTggaaaagagtgaaaaaagggAATTGGACAGGTTGGCTAAAAGGGCAAGGTGGGGAGGGGGGAAGCGTATATTCTCTTCCCACATTTTCATCAAAATAAAAGGGAAGTATTCCTCATACCCATACATACGCGCAGCACACGGTCGTGGAGGTACGACCACCCATTGGCGTTACCTATCTGCGTCTGACCCACCGCTGATTCATGAAGACAACAATACGtttctcttttctcctttttcttttttctactaAGTACGGCA comes from Cucumis melo cultivar AY chromosome 12, USDA_Cmelo_AY_1.0, whole genome shotgun sequence and encodes:
- the LOC103486403 gene encoding callose synthase 11, coding for MNMRQRPQAAGRGGFPNPPPPVEPYNIIPIHDLLTDHPSLQLPEVRAAAAALRTVGELRRPSFVPWNPKYDLLDWLGLFFGFQNDNVRNQREHLVLHLANSQMRLRSSPEQPDVLDRTVLRNFRKKLLRSYSLWCSYLGRKSNVRFPSRDQSEERRELLYVSLYLLIWGEAANLRFLPECLSYIYHFMAMELNQILDDYIDPDTGRPYSPAIHGDCAFLKSVVMPIYQTIKIEVESSRNGSAPHSAWRNYDDINEYFWSRRCFRSLGWPLNLSSNFFATTDKNRRVGKTGFVEQRSFWNIFRSFDKIWVLLLLFLQASIIVAWQGHQYPWIALKSRDVQVELLTVFITWSGMRFFQAVLDAGTQYSLVSRETMWLGVRMLLKGLAAVAWIIVFSVFYARIWNQKNSDGFWSDEANAKIFIFLRAVFAFVIPELLALIFFVLPWIRNGLEGLDWKVMYLFTWWFHTRIFVGRGLREGLIDNIKYTIFWVAVLASKFSFSYFFQIQPLVGPTKGLLNLKGPYKWHEFFGSTNIVAVVLLWTPVVLIYLMDLQIWYSIFSSFVGAIVGLFLHLGEIRNIGQLRLRFQFFASAMQFNLMPEVQQLTPKLTRLKKIRDAIHRLKLRYGLGLSYKKIESSRIDTTKFALIWNEILITMREEDLISDRDFDLLELPPNYWSIRVIRWPCVLLCNELLLALSQATELANKPDEDLWLKICKNEYQRCAVIEAYDSVKALLLSIVKYGSEENSIVVKIFIDLDNAIGLGKFMEAYNPNVLPEIHAKLISLVELLIGTKKDLSKAVDILQALYELSIREFPRSKKSTKQLREEGLVPRNPATYEEFLFENAVVFPSVEDKFFNRNVQRLHTILTSRDSMHNVPSNLEARRRIAFFSNSLFMNMPRAPYVEKMMPFSVLTPYYDEEVVYGKEMLRSENEDGVSTLFYLQRIYEDEWRNFMERMRKEGLEHEDDIWTKKSRDLRLWASYRGQTLSRTVRGMMYYHRALKMFSFLDTASEMDIRMGSQEIASHGSITRKHASDGLHSTQPASRDLNRASTGEWLHRRSEYGTALMKFTYVVTCQVYGLQKAKRDPRAEEILNLMKDNESLRVAYVDEVHHGRDEVEFYSVLVKYDQELQKEVVIYRIKLPGPLKIGEGKPENQNHAIIFTRGDAIQTIDMNQDNYFEEALKMRNLLEEFNKSYGIRKPTILGVRENVFTGSVSSLAWFMSAQETSFVTLAQRVLANPLKVRMHYGHPDVFDRFWFLTRGGISKASKVINISEDIFAGFNCTLRGGNVTHHEYIQVGKGRDVGFNQISMFEAKVASGNGEQVLSRDIYRLGHRLDFFRVLSVFYTTVGYYFNTMLVVLSVYTFLWGRLYLALSGVEDAAIASSTGNNRALGAILNQQFIIQLGLFTALPMIVENSLEHGFLPAIWNFLTMQLQLASFFYTFSLGTRTHFFGRTILHGGAKYRATGRGFVVQHKSFAENYRLYARSHFVKAIELGVILIVYASRSPLATSTFTFVILSISSWFLIVSWIMAPFIFNPSGFDWLKTVYDFDDFINWLWSAGGVFTKAEQSWEAWWLEENSHLRSTGLWGKLLEIILDLRFFFFQYAIVYHLNITGNNTSIAVYFISWVSMIALVGIYIVIAYAQDKYAAKEHIYYRLVQLIVIVITVLVIVILMEFTPFNVGDLVTCLLAFIPTGWGIISIAQVLRPFLQTTVVWDTVVSLARLYDLLFGMIVMAPLALLSWLPGFQSMQTRILFNEAFSRGLQISRIIAGKKTV